The proteins below come from a single Brachyspira hampsonii genomic window:
- the map gene encoding type I methionyl aminopeptidase yields the protein MAIKIKTQAEINLMRESGHILANVFKEVEKIIQPGISTKEIDKFVYDYIRKHNAKPSFKGYGRPPFPGSICSSINNEVIHGIPSKKKILKDGDIIGLDIGVYYKGYHSDRAFTFKVGNVSEDASRLIEVTMESFYNGVKKIKDGVHLGDVSHAIQKTAEDAGYSLVREFQGHGVGANLHEEPAVPNRGKEGAGPILKTNMVIAIEPMVNMGHHAILIEDDDWTIITRDGSLSAHYEHTVAVKEDGVEILTALEDDEIVKKYLG from the coding sequence ATGGCTATAAAAATAAAAACACAAGCTGAAATTAATTTAATGCGTGAAAGCGGACATATATTGGCTAATGTATTTAAAGAAGTTGAAAAAATAATTCAGCCGGGTATCTCTACTAAAGAAATAGATAAATTTGTTTATGATTATATAAGAAAGCATAATGCCAAACCTTCATTTAAAGGTTACGGCAGACCTCCTTTTCCTGGTTCTATATGTTCTTCTATAAATAATGAAGTAATACATGGAATACCAAGTAAAAAGAAAATTTTAAAAGATGGGGATATTATAGGACTTGATATAGGTGTATATTATAAAGGATATCATTCTGACAGAGCATTTACTTTTAAAGTAGGAAATGTATCAGAAGATGCTTCAAGATTGATTGAAGTTACTATGGAGTCATTTTATAATGGTGTAAAAAAGATAAAAGACGGAGTTCATTTGGGAGATGTTTCTCATGCTATTCAAAAAACTGCTGAAGATGCAGGTTATTCTCTGGTAAGAGAGTTTCAAGGTCATGGAGTTGGTGCAAATTTGCATGAAGAGCCTGCTGTACCAAATAGAGGAAAAGAGGGAGCAGGTCCAATACTTAAAACAAATATGGTTATAGCAATAGAGCCTATGGTTAATATGGGGCATCATGCTATTTTAATAGAAGATGATGATTGGACTATTATTACTAGGGACGGATCATTGTCAGCACATTATGAACATACTGTAGCCGTTAAAGAAGATGGTGTTGAGATATTAACAGCTTTAGAAGATGATGAGATAGTAAAAAAATATCTTGGTTAA
- a CDS encoding potassium channel family protein, translated as MLQYAVIGVGTLGKALINRLMTKPSIEVFAIDNDINEIEAIKNSVTQAMRLDSTQKEALEAIEINKFDAVILTIGEDMMTSILTALLLKELNVKNIIARYSNEKHKAILSMIGITHLVSPEESMGIHIAEQLEVGDTVLLYDLTEYHSIVEFPVHGGLAGKNFKELDLRKKYKINVVAVKKETVGILGEKKVIVDCTPDPDEPMVEGDILIIAGHDKDIEKMYKKMAE; from the coding sequence ATGCTTCAATATGCTGTTATAGGGGTTGGTACTTTAGGAAAGGCATTAATTAATAGACTTATGACAAAACCTTCCATAGAAGTATTTGCTATAGATAATGATATAAATGAAATAGAGGCTATAAAAAATAGTGTTACTCAGGCTATGCGTTTAGACTCTACTCAAAAAGAGGCATTAGAAGCTATTGAGATTAATAAATTTGATGCGGTAATACTCACAATAGGCGAAGATATGATGACAAGTATATTAACAGCATTGCTTTTAAAAGAGCTTAATGTAAAAAATATCATAGCAAGATACTCTAATGAAAAGCATAAGGCAATACTTAGTATGATAGGAATAACACATTTAGTAAGCCCTGAAGAATCTATGGGAATACATATTGCCGAACAGCTTGAGGTGGGGGATACAGTTTTGCTTTATGATTTGACTGAATATCACTCTATAGTGGAATTTCCTGTTCATGGAGGGCTTGCTGGTAAAAACTTCAAAGAACTTGATTTGAGAAAGAAATACAAAATAAATGTTGTTGCTGTAAAGAAAGAAACGGTTGGGATATTAGGGGAGAAAAAAGTTATTGTAGATTGTACGCCTGATCCTGACGAGCCTATGGTTGAAGGAGATATACTTATCATTGCGGGGCATGACAAAGATATAGAAAAAATGTATAAAAAAATGGCTGAATAA
- the sdaAA gene encoding L-serine ammonia-lyase, iron-sulfur-dependent, subunit alpha, with protein MDIKSIESLVALASEKKVKISDIVIDIEAKSEKTDRQSVIDKMTSYYDIMKEAVENGKKDKFNFVTGLQNECVEIVDKFYKNKKSILGEIVGEVVTAAMSVSGYNACMGKIIAAPTAGSCGVMPAVLTVCESRGYKKEDIVKSMFTAAGFADIIAQIATFAGAEGGCMAECGSAAGMAASACAEIMGGTPQQCADAFALTISAMLGLICDPIAGFVEVPCMGKNVMSAVHAIVSAEMACAGFKSVIPADEVVSAMKEVGDGMDERFKETSLGGLANTPTGRAISEKLLGKLNK; from the coding sequence ATGGACATAAAATCTATAGAATCATTGGTGGCTTTAGCTTCCGAAAAAAAAGTAAAAATAAGTGATATAGTAATAGATATAGAAGCAAAATCAGAAAAAACTGACAGACAATCGGTTATTGATAAGATGACTTCTTATTATGATATAATGAAAGAAGCTGTTGAAAATGGAAAAAAGGATAAATTTAATTTTGTAACAGGTTTGCAAAATGAATGTGTAGAAATAGTAGACAAATTTTATAAAAACAAAAAAAGCATATTGGGAGAAATAGTTGGTGAGGTAGTAACTGCGGCTATGTCTGTAAGCGGTTATAATGCATGTATGGGTAAAATAATAGCTGCCCCTACTGCTGGAAGCTGCGGAGTAATGCCTGCTGTACTTACTGTATGTGAGAGCAGAGGATATAAAAAAGAAGATATAGTAAAATCAATGTTTACCGCTGCAGGATTTGCTGATATCATAGCACAGATAGCAACATTTGCTGGTGCTGAAGGCGGATGTATGGCTGAATGCGGTTCGGCTGCTGGTATGGCTGCTAGTGCCTGTGCTGAGATTATGGGAGGTACGCCTCAGCAATGTGCTGATGCTTTTGCACTTACTATATCAGCAATGCTTGGGCTTATATGCGATCCTATTGCAGGATTTGTTGAGGTGCCTTGTATGGGTAAAAATGTTATGTCGGCTGTTCATGCTATTGTTTCGGCTGAAATGGCTTGTGCTGGTTTTAAAAGTGTTATACCAGCCGATGAAGTTGTATCTGCTATGAAAGAAGTAGGTGACGGAATGGACGAAAGATTTAAAGAAACTTCTTTAGGAGGACTTGCAAACACTCCTACAGGTCGTGCTATATCAGAAAAACTATTGGGAAAATTAAATAAATAA
- the sdaAB gene encoding L-serine ammonia-lyase, iron-sulfur-dependent subunit beta: MAELFDIIGPIMIGPSSSHTAGACRIGKLAKKILGEDVKEAKIYLHGSFALTWKGHGTDKAILAGLLGFETDDPNLRDSYSLAEKANLKYEFIPTKLREAFHPNTVYIEAKGETNEINILASSIGGGLIVLDKVNGIEVHYKGDFPTIAIVNKDVPGIIAKVTSIIFENGINIENMNVTPQFEGINRGYAIIVIGMTDVISKEIEEKIRHIENIRDFVFLDKLY, from the coding sequence ATGGCTGAATTATTCGATATAATAGGTCCTATTATGATAGGACCTTCAAGTTCCCATACGGCTGGTGCTTGCCGTATTGGTAAACTTGCTAAGAAGATTTTGGGTGAAGATGTGAAGGAGGCAAAAATATATTTGCATGGTTCTTTTGCTTTAACTTGGAAAGGTCATGGAACTGACAAAGCTATTTTGGCAGGACTTTTAGGATTTGAAACTGATGATCCTAATCTTAGAGACAGTTATAGTCTTGCTGAAAAGGCTAATCTTAAATATGAGTTTATTCCTACCAAATTGAGAGAGGCTTTTCACCCTAATACAGTATATATTGAAGCTAAAGGGGAAACTAATGAAATTAATATATTAGCTTCTTCTATAGGCGGAGGTTTAATAGTTTTGGATAAAGTTAATGGCATAGAGGTACATTATAAAGGCGATTTTCCAACTATTGCTATAGTTAATAAAGATGTTCCGGGTATTATAGCTAAAGTTACTTCTATTATATTTGAAAATGGAATAAATATAGAGAATATGAATGTAACGCCTCAATTTGAAGGTATTAATAGAGGATATGCTATTATTGTTATTGGTATGACTGATGTTATATCAAAAGAGATAGAGGAAAAAATAAGACATATAGAGAATATAAGAGACTTTGTATTTTTAGATAAGTTGTATTAA
- the hisA gene encoding 1-(5-phosphoribosyl)-5-[(5-phosphoribosylamino)methylideneamino]imidazole-4-carboxamide isomerase, which yields MYILPAIDLKNGEVVRLVEGDYDNKTTYFKDPLEVLDFFIKSGSSYLHVVDLDGASDGETINFKTIEKIIKNCNLFVEVGGGIRNEETIKKYLDIGVKRTILGTAAVENIDFTENMINKYKEHIAVSIDSRNRMIAVKGWKEIKKLDSVEFCMKLDSMGIDTIIYTDISKDGKLSGTNLDIYKELREKLSCNIIASGGVTFEDEIIKLRDMKINGAIVGKAIYEGKIDLKRIIEIADI from the coding sequence AGGCGATTATGATAATAAAACTACTTATTTTAAGGATCCTTTAGAGGTCTTGGATTTTTTTATTAAAAGCGGAAGCAGTTATTTGCATGTAGTTGATTTGGACGGAGCAAGCGACGGAGAAACTATTAATTTTAAAACAATAGAAAAGATAATAAAGAACTGTAATTTATTTGTAGAAGTAGGCGGCGGCATAAGAAATGAAGAAACTATAAAAAAATATTTGGATATAGGAGTAAAAAGAACAATATTGGGAACAGCTGCTGTTGAAAATATAGATTTTACTGAGAATATGATTAATAAGTATAAAGAACATATAGCAGTTTCTATAGATTCAAGAAATAGAATGATAGCAGTTAAAGGTTGGAAAGAAATAAAAAAATTGGACTCTGTAGAGTTTTGTATGAAATTAGATAGTATGGGTATAGATACTATTATCTATACAGATATTTCAAAAGACGGAAAACTTTCCGGAACTAATTTGGATATATATAAAGAGTTGAGAGAAAAACTTTCATGCAATATTATAGCTTCAGGAGGTGTTACTTTTGAAGATGAAATTATAAAATTAAGAGATATGAAAATTAATGGTGCGATAGTTGGAAAAGCTATATATGAGGGTAAAATAGATTTAAAAAGAATAATAGAAATAGCAGATATTTAA
- a CDS encoding ankyrin repeat domain-containing protein: MRFISCTFLLLILLSCTQNSDSNTKENIQNSETSIEDLNIVQDLSLEDAIAKYEEYPSIDIIKNLIDSGNINNTLTQSTNIVNAEDTEYDLSVNFDEGTTALMIASYYGYADLVNALIENNADVNMKNKRNYTALLYATDIWARQGIGIYDSNFNVVELLVMAKADVNAADNNGWTPLFFAADNSNSDVAAFLVDNGANINIVDNEGITPLLVANDVETVKILSKTVNINKPNFAGITPLIAFSMRDISTEAINILLENGANVNIVDKDGETALSYAIENGNFEAALILLENNANPNLAKKKAKELANIARELGDEEVASILDKY; this comes from the coding sequence ATGAGGTTTATTTCATGCACATTTTTATTATTGATACTACTATCATGCACTCAAAATTCTGATTCTAATACTAAAGAAAATATTCAAAATAGTGAAACTTCTATAGAAGATTTAAATATAGTTCAGGATTTATCTTTAGAAGATGCTATAGCAAAATATGAAGAATATCCTAGTATAGATATAATAAAAAATCTTATTGATTCAGGTAATATTAATAATACTTTAACACAATCTACAAATATAGTAAATGCCGAAGATACAGAATATGATCTTAGCGTAAATTTCGATGAGGGTACTACTGCTTTAATGATAGCTTCTTATTACGGATATGCTGATTTAGTAAATGCACTTATAGAAAATAATGCTGATGTTAATATGAAAAATAAAAGAAATTATACAGCACTTTTATATGCCACAGATATATGGGCTAGACAAGGTATAGGAATATATGACAGCAATTTTAATGTTGTTGAGCTTTTAGTGATGGCTAAAGCTGATGTTAATGCTGCTGATAATAATGGCTGGACTCCTTTATTCTTTGCTGCTGATAATTCTAATTCTGATGTAGCAGCATTTTTAGTTGATAATGGTGCCAATATAAATATTGTAGATAATGAAGGGATAACACCGCTTTTAGTAGCAAATGATGTTGAAACAGTTAAAATATTATCTAAAACAGTTAATATTAATAAACCTAATTTCGCTGGAATAACGCCTTTAATAGCATTTTCTATGAGAGATATCTCTACAGAGGCTATTAATATTTTATTAGAAAATGGTGCCAATGTAAATATTGTAGATAAAGATGGTGAAACCGCTCTATCTTATGCTATTGAAAATGGTAATTTTGAGGCAGCTTTAATATTACTTGAAAATAATGCTAATCCTAATCTTGCTAAGAAAAAGGCGAAGGAGTTAGCAAATATAGCTAGAGAATTGGGAGATGAGGAAGTAGCTTCTATATTAGATAAATATTAA
- a CDS encoding DUF2905 domain-containing protein produces MNIQFAKIFIVIGIILIIIGILFLFNIKLPFGKLPGDIVIKKENFTFAFPLMSSIIASIVLSIIMWFISQFR; encoded by the coding sequence ATGAATATTCAATTTGCAAAAATTTTTATAGTTATTGGTATTATTTTAATAATTATAGGGATATTATTTTTATTTAATATTAAATTGCCTTTTGGGAAACTTCCCGGAGATATAGTCATAAAAAAAGAGAATTTTACTTTTGCTTTTCCTCTTATGAGCAGCATTATAGCTAGCATTGTACTTTCTATTATTATGTGGTTTATTTCTCAATTCAGATAA
- a CDS encoding type ISP restriction/modification enzyme, translated as MSIISIENYYKKIEEAKLSGSSNEQNIREFFYDLLKIYAGEKGLKIEREIKEYVQNNKKVYPDGRIKKDSMVIGWIENKDEKDDFEKEIDSKIKKGYPLDNTIFENSKILALYQEGKRIETIDMKDSNALNEALLKFVSFIPNAYREFYDAFSNLKKILPDLADDLREFFKNERKNNKGFRDDLIDFTDMCVRSINAAITEDTAIEMIIQHMLTRDIFVMLFHNQNFHRNNIISNSIENILNHINKKSAEISIKISSYMELLVKYISLMSKDDKQDILKTFYSDFYKALNSKKADIQGIEYTPIEVVKFMVRVSDELLYKHFNKKLHSKDVNILDPCSGTGIFMADIINSINSKDLEYKYKNELFSNEIDIMPYYISNLNIENAYFEKMNSYEIFENMCFLDTLEFQIKTKKSGGLFEMEQFSSENVERAIKQYKKKINLIIGNPPYNANQKSENDNNKNKIYQELDKRIQLTYIANSKAQKTKQYDMYKRFIRWASDRIKSDDNGIIAFITNNAYLDSKQDDGFRISVQKDFDYIYIVDLKGNLRKKDKREGENIFNIQTGVAIMFLIKDAKIKAEDKKADIKYYNMGDNLSRYEKLFNLSEIKKLSQIDFEDIVPTDKGQWLNQTDNDFYEHIALIDKEVKNKSDKSHLAKDDRKQKAIFKFFSLGALTARDDWACDFDKNQLEKKLKYSLKIFNREKKKYSGSNYQDANMRKNIDYSIKWTREFFKYISSNRDIVFNANNIREYLYRPFVKNYIYFDRPICHEPYQNKKIFPNENSKNITLNFHMVKPRRIQDCYVSKILVDFAFTIEGNISVPLYVYNTDEPTLNITDYALKIFAQKYKDLATPENIFAYCHAVLSSPIYQQKYEDNLKTDYPRIPLYKNFDEFVTLGKRLIELQTDFENIQPYSDLQIESDLNYMPEKIDNPNKNNFFDFLKLNKEKCTIILDAKNIIKNIPSKAFEYKIGSRSALDWICDYYKPKKLRPDKELHHKTLIDNNLTNYDWLSIRSYLLDIIPRIISISIESVDIFEKLKKLK; from the coding sequence ATGTCTATAATCTCAATAGAAAACTATTATAAAAAAATAGAAGAAGCCAAACTATCGGGCAGCAGCAATGAACAGAATATAAGAGAATTTTTTTATGATCTTTTAAAAATATATGCAGGTGAAAAAGGCTTGAAAATAGAGAGAGAAATAAAAGAGTATGTACAAAATAATAAAAAAGTATACCCAGACGGAAGAATAAAAAAAGACAGTATGGTTATAGGCTGGATAGAAAATAAAGATGAAAAAGATGACTTTGAAAAAGAAATAGACAGCAAAATAAAAAAGGGGTATCCTTTAGACAATACTATATTTGAAAACTCCAAAATACTTGCATTATATCAGGAAGGCAAAAGAATAGAAACTATTGACATGAAAGACAGTAATGCTCTTAATGAAGCTCTTTTAAAATTTGTGAGTTTTATACCGAATGCTTATAGGGAATTTTATGATGCATTCAGCAATTTGAAAAAAATACTTCCAGATTTAGCTGATGATTTGAGAGAGTTTTTCAAAAATGAAAGAAAAAATAATAAAGGCTTTAGAGATGATTTGATAGATTTCACAGATATGTGCGTTAGAAGTATTAATGCCGCAATAACAGAAGATACTGCAATAGAAATGATAATTCAGCATATGCTTACAAGAGATATATTTGTAATGCTTTTTCATAATCAAAACTTTCATAGAAATAATATTATATCCAACTCTATAGAAAATATTTTAAATCATATAAATAAAAAAAGTGCAGAGATAAGCATAAAAATAAGCTCTTATATGGAATTACTTGTAAAATATATATCATTAATGAGTAAGGACGACAAACAGGATATATTAAAAACTTTTTACTCTGACTTTTATAAAGCATTAAATTCTAAAAAAGCAGATATACAGGGAATAGAATATACACCTATAGAAGTAGTAAAATTTATGGTGAGAGTTTCTGATGAATTATTATACAAACATTTTAATAAAAAACTTCATAGCAAAGATGTTAATATATTAGATCCTTGTTCAGGCACAGGAATATTTATGGCTGATATAATCAATAGTATCAATAGTAAAGATTTAGAATATAAATATAAAAATGAATTATTTTCTAATGAAATAGATATAATGCCTTATTATATTTCAAACCTTAATATAGAGAATGCCTATTTTGAAAAGATGAACAGCTATGAAATATTTGAGAACATGTGCTTTTTGGACACTTTGGAGTTTCAAATAAAAACTAAAAAATCTGGCGGATTATTTGAAATGGAGCAGTTCAGCAGTGAAAATGTGGAAAGAGCAATAAAGCAATACAAGAAAAAAATCAATTTAATAATAGGCAATCCGCCTTATAATGCCAATCAAAAAAGCGAGAATGATAATAATAAAAATAAAATCTATCAGGAATTAGATAAAAGAATACAATTAACATACATAGCAAACAGCAAAGCCCAAAAAACAAAACAGTATGACATGTATAAAAGATTTATAAGATGGGCAAGCGACAGAATAAAAAGCGATGATAACGGCATAATAGCATTTATTACTAATAATGCATATTTAGATTCAAAACAAGATGACGGCTTTAGAATAAGTGTACAGAAAGATTTTGATTATATTTATATAGTAGATTTAAAAGGCAATCTCAGAAAAAAAGATAAAAGAGAAGGCGAAAACATTTTTAATATACAGACAGGTGTCGCAATAATGTTTTTGATAAAAGACGCCAAAATAAAAGCTGAAGATAAAAAGGCAGATATAAAATATTATAATATGGGAGATAACCTAAGCAGATATGAAAAACTTTTTAATTTGTCTGAAATAAAAAAACTCTCTCAAATAGATTTTGAAGACATAGTACCTACGGATAAAGGACAATGGCTAAATCAAACAGATAATGATTTTTATGAGCATATAGCTTTGATAGATAAAGAAGTAAAAAACAAATCAGATAAATCTCATTTAGCTAAAGATGACAGAAAACAAAAAGCTATATTTAAATTTTTTAGTTTAGGGGCATTAACTGCAAGGGACGATTGGGCTTGTGATTTTGATAAAAACCAATTAGAAAAAAAATTAAAATATTCTTTAAAAATATTTAATAGAGAAAAGAAAAAATATTCAGGAAGCAATTATCAAGACGCAAATATGAGAAAAAATATAGACTATTCCATAAAATGGACTAGAGAATTTTTTAAATATATATCTTCAAATAGAGATATAGTATTTAATGCCAACAATATAAGGGAATATTTATACAGACCTTTTGTGAAAAACTATATTTATTTTGACAGACCTATATGTCATGAACCTTATCAGAATAAAAAAATATTTCCGAATGAAAATTCTAAAAATATAACTCTAAATTTTCATATGGTAAAACCAAGAAGGATACAAGATTGTTATGTTAGCAAAATATTAGTAGATTTTGCTTTCACTATAGAAGGCAACATATCAGTGCCTCTATATGTATACAATACCGATGAGCCTACGCTAAACATCACTGACTATGCTTTAAAAATATTTGCTCAAAAATACAAAGACTTAGCCACTCCTGAAAACATTTTTGCATATTGTCATGCTGTGCTCTCCTCTCCAATCTACCAACAAAAATACGAGGACAATCTTAAAACCGATTATCCTAGAATACCGCTTTACAAAAATTTTGATGAGTTCGTTACTCTAGGAAAAAGGCTTATCGAACTTCAGACTGATTTTGAAAACATACAGCCATACTCCGATTTGCAAATAGAAAGCGATTTAAACTACATGCCTGAAAAGATAGACAACCCTAATAAAAATAATTTCTTCGACTTCCTAAAATTAAATAAAGAAAAATGTACAATAATACTAGACGCAAAAAACATTATAAAAAATATACCGAGTAAGGCTTTTGAGTATAAGATAGGAAGCAGGTCGGCTTTGGATTGGATTTGCGACTATTACAAGCCTAAAAAGTTAAGACCTGATAAGGAACTTCATCATAAAACCCTTATAGACAATAATCTTACAAATTATGATTGGCTTTCTATACGCTCATATCTTCTTGATATTATACCTAGAATAATTTCTATTAGTATAGAAAGTGTTGATATTTTTGAAAAGCTTAAAAAATTAAAGTGA
- a CDS encoding bactofilin family protein produces the protein MARKDIVNSVIGDGSSFKGTFIVKGSFQIDGKFEGELKIDGHLIIGPNGKVKTSTIITESITIAGTLIGNIDAQKEVILIETGRVLGNIEAPKIDVGEGAVIQGEMTITGGQKKDITKVVHESFTGIKIEDEVSENNNTSDNNSSLDNNNTYNSYNTDNNNSNNSIF, from the coding sequence ATGGCAAGAAAAGATATAGTAAACAGCGTTATAGGAGATGGTTCATCTTTTAAAGGTACTTTTATCGTAAAAGGTTCTTTTCAAATAGATGGAAAATTTGAAGGTGAATTGAAGATAGACGGACATTTAATTATAGGTCCTAATGGCAAGGTAAAGACAAGCACTATTATAACAGAAAGCATTACAATAGCTGGTACTTTAATCGGTAATATAGATGCTCAAAAAGAAGTTATATTGATAGAAACAGGAAGAGTTTTAGGAAATATCGAAGCCCCTAAAATAGATGTAGGAGAAGGTGCAGTTATACAAGGTGAAATGACTATAACAGGCGGCCAGAAAAAAGATATCACAAAAGTAGTACATGAATCTTTTACAGGCATAAAAATTGAAGATGAGGTATCAGAAAATAATAATACTTCTGATAATAATTCGTCATTAGATAATAATAATACTTATAACTCTTATAACACAGATAATAATAATTCAAATAATAGTATTTTTTAA
- a CDS encoding FkbM family methyltransferase: MKEINNILEKCRKIVNKNFIKEEIEKIENNDNFIRAMKEENNNSFDIFYNMLYESYSKDLFEKIVRYRYLLSFYRDAYTNSKEKIKLSMKYGSINIFSWGLKRFLFSLEKYKYPSEIENFLLFYIFGLEQYNIKNIFEVGGDSVIFDIGAWKGDTAYFFSKKCNDNAKIYAFEPDINAFETLKLIKEKYKLNNVVLENILFSNKNESVDFVSMTPNTPTVKMNAVTVDDFVESNNIRKIDYLKMDVEGAEMHILEGALNTIKKFRPSLAIAIYHGGELFMEDFYKIPVFIKEITENYEYYIRTFSPWGGETILFCIPKK, translated from the coding sequence ATGAAAGAAATAAATAATATATTAGAAAAATGCAGAAAAATAGTAAATAAAAATTTTATAAAAGAAGAAATAGAGAAAATAGAAAATAATGATAATTTTATCAGAGCAATGAAAGAAGAAAATAATAATAGTTTTGATATTTTTTATAATATGCTTTATGAATCTTATTCTAAAGATTTATTTGAAAAAATAGTAAGATATAGATATTTATTATCATTTTACAGAGATGCTTATACTAATTCAAAAGAGAAAATAAAATTAAGTATGAAATACGGCTCTATTAATATATTTTCTTGGGGATTAAAAAGATTTCTGTTTTCTTTAGAAAAATATAAATATCCTAGCGAAATAGAAAATTTTTTACTTTTTTATATATTCGGACTTGAGCAATATAATATAAAAAACATATTTGAAGTAGGCGGCGATAGTGTTATATTCGATATAGGTGCTTGGAAAGGAGATACGGCTTATTTCTTTTCAAAAAAATGTAATGATAATGCAAAGATTTATGCTTTTGAGCCGGATATAAATGCTTTTGAAACATTAAAATTGATTAAAGAAAAATATAAATTAAATAATGTTGTTTTAGAAAATATTCTTTTTTCTAATAAGAATGAAAGTGTAGATTTTGTATCTATGACGCCTAATACTCCTACAGTTAAGATGAATGCTGTTACTGTAGATGATTTTGTTGAGAGTAATAATATACGCAAGATAGATTATCTTAAAATGGATGTTGAAGGAGCGGAGATGCATATACTAGAAGGTGCTTTAAATACAATAAAAAAATTTCGTCCTTCTCTTGCTATAGCTATATATCATGGAGGCGAGCTTTTTATGGAGGATTTTTATAAAATTCCTGTGTTTATAAAAGAAATAACAGAAAATTACGAATATTATATAAGAACATTTTCTCCTTGGGGAGGAGAGACAATACTTTTTTGTATACCTAAAAAATAA
- a CDS encoding tetratricopeptide repeat protein: MKHIFFIFIILILTCLSVYSQGQSLNTPNRTADTARTIEIETNTYEALFKGKLEPAWVYIGEAKRAIHNNDIPYALFIMNKTLMYYPNNADAHYFLGLIYEKEAGNPAEQGGAASYRLAIEEYKKAINLATNLTIPAYKLDAYFSLLYIYEKLIDENNYANIEKEIIAMAENTYKNYEKGRIYFKLAEHYGNRNRGTSAVDYYRQAYINGYRQKLSLFRMSLIYRRMRNYVREKETLMLAIKYDFDYVEPSNFNVQKAIVQRLEALKNVRIPKKLN, from the coding sequence ATGAAACATATATTTTTTATATTTATTATATTAATATTGACTTGTTTATCAGTATATTCTCAGGGGCAATCGCTTAATACTCCTAACAGAACAGCAGATACTGCAAGAACTATTGAAATTGAGACTAATACATACGAAGCATTATTCAAAGGTAAATTAGAGCCTGCTTGGGTATATATAGGAGAGGCAAAAAGAGCAATACATAATAATGATATTCCTTATGCTCTATTTATAATGAATAAAACTTTGATGTATTATCCTAATAATGCTGATGCCCATTATTTTCTAGGTTTAATATATGAAAAAGAAGCTGGAAACCCAGCAGAACAAGGCGGTGCTGCTTCTTATCGCTTGGCTATAGAAGAATATAAAAAAGCTATAAATTTAGCTACTAATCTTACAATACCTGCATATAAGTTAGATGCATATTTCAGTCTTTTATATATTTATGAAAAATTAATAGATGAAAATAATTATGCCAATATAGAAAAAGAGATTATTGCTATGGCTGAAAATACATATAAGAATTATGAAAAAGGAAGAATATACTTCAAATTGGCCGAGCATTATGGTAATAGAAACAGAGGTACTTCCGCTGTAGATTATTACAGACAGGCCTATATTAATGGATATAGACAAAAATTATCTCTTTTTAGAATGTCTTTAATATATAGAAGAATGCGTAATTATGTACGAGAAAAAGAAACTTTAATGCTTGCTATTAAATATGATTTTGATTATGTTGAACCTAGCAATTTTAATGTTCAGAAGGCTATAGTCCAAAGATTAGAGGCATTGAAGAATGTAAGAATACCTAAGAAATTAAATTAA